The following are from one region of the Lytechinus variegatus isolate NC3 chromosome 4, Lvar_3.0, whole genome shotgun sequence genome:
- the LOC121414319 gene encoding uncharacterized protein LOC121414319 isoform X2 has translation MATQGTVPKCSYTFLKLQIVALCCLTFWLFYSPPKLEYLRHNLLPARTPLVSSTENIIDVRSRQTSLFHGAPRDELNETSQFSSTTTKSSAEGRDHVTSTIPTHLQNITYTSDEVEDDVSHEGHSGSELKPNKWFIKWQDRDFSLPNKSKKLPITEGYTWKDSQEEVGCGKFYDDDVIGGTSDDDDGDDDDSGTKHSDMTRAYSCIHSVQDVYFNIALLL, from the exons ATGGCCACACAAGGGACGGTACCCAAATGTTCGTACACGTTTTTGAAACTTCAAATCGTAGCTTTGTGTTGTTTAACATTCTGGTTATTTTACTCTCCACCCAAACTGGAATATTTGAGACATAACTTACTTCCAGCGAGAACACCATTGGTTTCTTCGACCGAAAATATTATTGATGTCAGGTCTCGTCAGACTTCATTGTTCCATGGAGCACCACGGGATGAACTCAACGAAACTTCCCAATTCTCGAGCACAACAACGAAGTCAAGTGCAGAGG GTAGAGATCATGTAACATCAACCATTCCTACTCATTTACAG AATATAACATACACCTCTGATGAAGTAGAAGATGATGTGTCTCACGAAGGCCACAGTGGCTCTGAATTGAAGCCAAATAAATGGTTCATAAAATGGCAAGACAGGGACTTCTCTCTTCCTAATAAATCTAAGAAGTTACCAATCACTGAAGGATATACATGGAAGGATTCACAAGAAGAGGTAGGGTGTGGCaaattttatgatgatgatgttattggTGGTactagtgatgatgatgatggggatgatgatgattccGGAACAAAACATTCTGACATGACTCGGGcctattcatgtattcattcaGTACAAGATGTGTATTTCAATATTGCTTTGTTGCTATGA
- the LOC121414319 gene encoding uncharacterized protein LOC121414319 isoform X1 yields MATQGTVPKCSYTFLKLQIVALCCLTFWLFYSPPKLEYLRHNLLPARTPLVSSTENIIDVRSRQTSLFHGAPRDELNETSQFSSTTTKSSAEGRDHVTSTIPTHLQVSLNITYTSDEVEDDVSHEGHSGSELKPNKWFIKWQDRDFSLPNKSKKLPITEGYTWKDSQEEVGCGKFYDDDVIGGTSDDDDGDDDDSGTKHSDMTRAYSCIHSVQDVYFNIALLL; encoded by the exons ATGGCCACACAAGGGACGGTACCCAAATGTTCGTACACGTTTTTGAAACTTCAAATCGTAGCTTTGTGTTGTTTAACATTCTGGTTATTTTACTCTCCACCCAAACTGGAATATTTGAGACATAACTTACTTCCAGCGAGAACACCATTGGTTTCTTCGACCGAAAATATTATTGATGTCAGGTCTCGTCAGACTTCATTGTTCCATGGAGCACCACGGGATGAACTCAACGAAACTTCCCAATTCTCGAGCACAACAACGAAGTCAAGTGCAGAGG GTAGAGATCATGTAACATCAACCATTCCTACTCATTTACAGGTAAGTCTG AATATAACATACACCTCTGATGAAGTAGAAGATGATGTGTCTCACGAAGGCCACAGTGGCTCTGAATTGAAGCCAAATAAATGGTTCATAAAATGGCAAGACAGGGACTTCTCTCTTCCTAATAAATCTAAGAAGTTACCAATCACTGAAGGATATACATGGAAGGATTCACAAGAAGAGGTAGGGTGTGGCaaattttatgatgatgatgttattggTGGTactagtgatgatgatgatggggatgatgatgattccGGAACAAAACATTCTGACATGACTCGGGcctattcatgtattcattcaGTACAAGATGTGTATTTCAATATTGCTTTGTTGCTATGA